TTGCGAAACACGGGGCGAACAAGATCCCTTTCGTTCGCATGGAGGCGACCACGAACCTGCTCGGCGGGCAGCCTTTCTCTTTGGCCAATCTGCGCGAAGTGAAGCGGATTGCGTCGACCTATGAAATTCCGCTCCTGTTCGACGGCAGCTTGATCTCGGAGAATGCCTACTTCATCAAGCAGAGAGAAAAGGGATATGAGGACAAATCGATCCAGGAAATCCTCTGGGAGATGATGAGCCTGGTGGATATCTTCTATCTATCCGGCAGAAAGAGCAGCTGTGTCAGAGGCGGGTTCATCGCCACCAACAACAAAAAATATTTTGAAGAGCTGAAGCCCTGGCTCCCGGTGTACGAAGGGTTCCTGACTTATGGCGGGATGTCGAGCAAAGAGATTGAAGCGATGGCCGTCGGACTTCGTGAGATGACTGACATCGATGTGGCCGGCAGTGCGCCGGAGTTTGTAAAGTACTTCGCGGGGCGGTTGATTGAAAACGAAATCCCGGTCGTTACGCCTCCGGGCGGCTTGGCCTGCCACTTGGATGCCAAGCGATTCCTCCCCCACCTGCCTCAATCACAATATCCCGCAGGAGCCCTGGCCGCAGCGATCTACCTTGCTTCGGGCGTGAGAAGCATGGAGAGAGGCACCATATCCATGGATCGCGACAAGAACGGCAACGAAGTGTACTCGGATCTGGAGCTCGCGCGCCTTGCAGTTCCCCGTAGAGTGTACACGATGTCACAGATCGAGTACATCGTTGACCGTTTGAATTGGCTGTACCAGCACCGGGATCTGGTCAAGGGTTTGATGTTCGTCGAGGAGCCACCGGTGTTGCGCTTCTTTTTCGGACGCTTGAAGCCGCTCGACAACTGGGGCTTTGAGCTGTGTGAGGCTTTCAAAGAAAACTTTGGCGCGAATTGCTGAGGGCAAAGAGCTTACTCACTTAATATACCATGCCGGGAGGGCTTTCCCGCAGGGTGCCGGAGTCCCGGCACGGTCAACAGAGTTGTTCCTCGCGCGCAGGCCCGGCGTTGTAGCCGGGCCTCGAGCCCAAAGTGCATCCTTACTTAAGGTCCATAATCCCTCGCTCATACTCGCCCTACCGCATACTAATACGCTTCGCGCCGCTGTTGCATTCATAGCAATTGTGGGCTGGGGCTTCGGCACAGCTAGCGCTGGCCACGCTTGCACTCCACAGGCTCCTGCCACAATTGCAGCTTGTTAGGACTATCCACAGCCGCGTGTCGATCCCAGCCCAGGCAAAGATCAGGAATTCGGTGAAGAATGCAGAGTCCCGTATTTTAATCGCGCGCCCTCTCTGAATGGGCCTACGCATAGAAGAGGTGTCCTCTTGCAGTCTTGGATAAAGCGGCTGACCACTGTGTGAATAACATTCTCAGGATTTGCCCGCGACATGCCGATATAATGGTTTCACGAACTGCGTTCCCCCCGCGAAGTGCGTGATACACCAAATCTCACATTTGAAAATGCAGCTCCATCGGGCTGTAGGCTGAAACTGGATGACAGCAGCTCAGTTTCATCATGCGACTATTTCTATCCCGAGGAATGGTGATGAAGAACTTTGCGATCAGGCTGTTCTCATTTTTGCTTCTCGTTGCGGCGGCTGTGCAACTCTGCCTCGCGCAGGGTGGAACCGCCCCTTCCCTCTCCGGATCGGTTGTCGACCAAGCCGGCAAAGCAGTGCCGGGGGCACAGATCAGGATCATCAACGAAAGCACGAGCGCGGAGTACCAGGCCGTCGCCGCTCGAAACGGGACCTTTTTCATCCCGGCTCTCACCTCCGGCACCTATGCCGCCAACGGCTCCGCAGCGGGCTTCAAACAGGCGGTCGTCAAAGCGATCAAGATTGACGCGGGCGTGCCCGCCACCCTCCGCATTATCCTGGAGGCAGGGAGCGCCGGCGAGAGCGTCATTGTGGATGCCGGAGCCGGAGTGGTTCAGGCGCAATCAGCTGATGTTACGGAAACGATGACAGCCGGCCAGATCTCCGGCCTGCCGCTGGCGAGCCGCAATACAACCGACCTCCTCGTTCTGCTGCCGGGTGTCAATACGACAGCTGGACCGCGCGTCTCGACCTTTACGGGCCTGCCGTCCGCCGCGATCAACATCACAATCGACGGCATCAATAGCCAGGATAACTACAGCAAATCAGGCGACGGCTTCTTCAGCGCCATTAATCCGCGCCTGGACGCAGTCGGAGAGGTCGTCGTTTCGCTCGCTGCTCCGGGAGCCGGGAGTGCCGGCCAGGGCGCAGTTCAGGTCAGGTTCATCACCCGCTCAGGCAGCAGCACTTTCCATGGCAGCCTGTACGAGTATCACCGCAACTCTGCCCTCAATGCGAACTATTGGTTCAACAACCGCGACCTGACGCCTCCCGCAGGCGTCACCTGGACGCCTGACTGGAAAGCTCCGAATGCCCGGTTGCTGCTCAACCAGTTCGGCGGCCGCGCGGGCGGCCCTATTACGTTGCCAAAGGCGCTCTTCGGCCCACTGGGATTCGACGGCCGGGACCGCGCTTTCTTCTTCGTAAACTACGAGGAGTTCCGCCAACCTTCCGAGCGGACGCGTTACAACACGATTTTCAGCCCATTGGCGGAACAGGGCATCTTCCAGTATTCTGCCTCTCTAAGCACCCGCCAAGTGGACTTGCTGCGACTGGCAAGCTCCAACGGACAGACGGCCACCATGGACCCGACCATCCAGAAATTGCTCGCCGACATTCGTCATTCGACTGCCGCCGGCAGCGTAAAGGCGCAGATGGATCCCAATTATCAATCGTTCATGTTCACAAACAGAGGCCTGGAGTTGTGGCGATTCCCTACTGCCCGTCTTGACTTCAACCTGACGAGCAGGCACCGCCTGGAGGGAAGCTGGAACTTCTCGCAGCACGTTCCCGGCGTGGATATGCGTAACGGCCTGGACCCCGCCTACCCGGGATTCCCGAATTTCGGCACACAGGGATCGAACAACTTCACCGGATCCGTGGTGCTGCGTTCCACATTGAGCACAAGGCTCGTCAATGAGTTGCGCGGCGGCCTCAGCGGGGGAACCACGCTGATAGATGCCAACGTGGATGCCGGGACCTTAGGCGGACCTGTCGGCAACCAGGACGGCTTTGCCTTGAACCTCAGCACAGCAGGCATCAGCAACGCCTACGTCATCCGAACCGCTGGCCGCCGCAATTCGCCGGTTCAGACGATCGAAGATACTCTGAACTGGACGCATGGATCCCACGGCTTCAGTTTCGGCGGTTCCTTCACAAATGTGAGCATGTGGACCTGGGACCAGTTCGTGGCGCCGGCCATCAGTTTTGGTTTGGACAGCGCCCCCGATCCGGCGGCCTTCATGTTCAGTGCAACCAACGGCATGATGAACTTCCCGGGAGCATCGTCATCGACGATCAGCAAGGCGCGCGATATGTACGCGGTCTTGACCGGACGCGTAACTGGTATCAGCGGTGTCGGCTTCCTGAATGAAAACACCAACCGGTACGAGTATAACGGGCCGCACGTCGAGCGCGCCCGGCAGCGCGAAGCAGGCATGTTCGTGTCGGATTCCTGGCGCCTGCGGCCCGGACTCACACTC
This genomic stretch from Terriglobia bacterium harbors:
- a CDS encoding tryptophanase, which produces MNVKLSNGKEIPVEMHKVRIVQKTRLVPARERLIALDEGGYNTFSLRTKHIFIDMLTDSGTNAMSDNQLAAMMVSDDAYAGGESFYKLADAIKDVLRFNCVLPVHQGRAAEHLLAKVFVKPGDIVPMNYHFTTTKAHFELAGGTVLEIFTDEALNTQSTNPFKGNLDLQKFKDTIAKHGANKIPFVRMEATTNLLGGQPFSLANLREVKRIASTYEIPLLFDGSLISENAYFIKQREKGYEDKSIQEILWEMMSLVDIFYLSGRKSSCVRGGFIATNNKKYFEELKPWLPVYEGFLTYGGMSSKEIEAMAVGLREMTDIDVAGSAPEFVKYFAGRLIENEIPVVTPPGGLACHLDAKRFLPHLPQSQYPAGALAAAIYLASGVRSMERGTISMDRDKNGNEVYSDLELARLAVPRRVYTMSQIEYIVDRLNWLYQHRDLVKGLMFVEEPPVLRFFFGRLKPLDNWGFELCEAFKENFGANC
- a CDS encoding carboxypeptidase regulatory-like domain-containing protein, which produces MKNFAIRLFSFLLLVAAAVQLCLAQGGTAPSLSGSVVDQAGKAVPGAQIRIINESTSAEYQAVAARNGTFFIPALTSGTYAANGSAAGFKQAVVKAIKIDAGVPATLRIILEAGSAGESVIVDAGAGVVQAQSADVTETMTAGQISGLPLASRNTTDLLVLLPGVNTTAGPRVSTFTGLPSAAINITIDGINSQDNYSKSGDGFFSAINPRLDAVGEVVVSLAAPGAGSAGQGAVQVRFITRSGSSTFHGSLYEYHRNSALNANYWFNNRDLTPPAGVTWTPDWKAPNARLLLNQFGGRAGGPITLPKALFGPLGFDGRDRAFFFVNYEEFRQPSERTRYNTIFSPLAEQGIFQYSASLSTRQVDLLRLASSNGQTATMDPTIQKLLADIRHSTAAGSVKAQMDPNYQSFMFTNRGLELWRFPTARLDFNLTSRHRLEGSWNFSQHVPGVDMRNGLDPAYPGFPNFGTQGSNNFTGSVVLRSTLSTRLVNELRGGLSGGTTLIDANVDAGTLGGPVGNQDGFALNLSTAGISNAYVIRTAGRRNSPVQTIEDTLNWTHGSHGFSFGGSFTNVSMWTWDQFVAPAISFGLDSAPDPAAFMFSATNGMMNFPGASSSTISKARDMYAVLTGRVTGISGVGFLNENTNRYEYNGPHVERARQREAGMFVSDSWRLRPGLTLNIGLRWEVQWPFAALNNMYSTATIADLWGVSGTGNLFKPGTITGAAPQFVQYQAGGPAYGTDYKVLAPSFGFAWSPSVHGGVFHRLLGSAGQSVFRGGYAISSYRYGMSDYSSVFSGNPGATVNAMRGVASGNLAGTSETGSYPVLFREKSRLGPPSIPESPAYPLAPSFYDSINVFDPNLRMPYVQSWMFGIQRELTRNTAVELRYVATRNLQPWTAINLNEVNIIENGFLDEFKNAMANFQANMAAGRGANFRYYGPGTNTNPLPITLAYLSGIPKSQADDATKYTSFSFSSSTFINTLARTNPNPYAYQQNLSNNSMSRTYALNAGLPANLFVVNPAVASGGAWIETNGGFDRYDGLMVELRRRMARDLLVQANYTFSKSFSGDRYSFRTPWVKTLGTMLPHAFKVNWIYEMPVGRGKALAPEAYGLIESLIGGWEFHGAGRWQSGNLLDFGNYRLVGMTMRELQDAVGLRFDDVNKRVYYVPQDIINNTYMAFSTSATSTTGYNSGVLTGRYFAPANSGGCIQVVEGDCAPQNIFVRGPRFMRFDLGVVKRLRFSESKNLELRGEFLNAFNRANFYGATCVGGSLSCGMVTSAYTDLVQTQDPGGRQIQLVVRFNF